ACCTCATTAGAAGGGTTTATGAACATAAGAGCGATGAAATCGAAGGCTTCACTAAAAAGTATAAGACTAACAAATTGGTATATTTTGAAGAAACCCCAGATGTGCAAAGCGCTATCACTAGAGAAAAACGAATTAAGAAATGGCGCCGCTCTTGGAAAATAGAGCTTATTGAAACGAATAATCCTCAATGGCGAGATTTGTATTATGATATTATTTGATGTAGATTCCCGCTTTCGCGGGAATGACAATAGAAAAACAGGAATGACAATAGAAAAACAGGAATGACAATAGAAAAGCGGGAATGACAGTTGAAAAACAGGAACGACAGTTGAAAAACGAGGATGATGGACTAAAGGACGGTCTTTCACAGTTCAGGATTCAATAGAGAAAGGAAATTATGGCGGAAGAAGCAAACACAAGAGACGAAATGCCCAAGGCTTACGAGCCGGGCAAGACCGAGCAGAAATGGTACCGGTTCTGGCTGGATAAGGGCTACTTCACTCCCAGAATAGACCCTGACAAAAAGCCCTTTGTCATTATCATGCCCCTGCCTAACGTTACTGGCGGACTGCATGTGGGCCATGCCCTGACGGATACCATGGAAGACATCATGACCCGCTGGCATCGTATGATGGGCGAGCCGACCCTGTGGCTGCCCGGGCTTGACCATGCCGGTATCGCCACCCAGGTAGTGGTGGAACGCAAGCTGGCGGCGGAGGGGCTTGACCGGCACCGGCTGGGCCGGGAAAAGTTCCGGGAAAGAGTCTGGCAGTGGGCGGAGGAATGCCGCCAGACCATTACCCGGCAGCACCAGAGACTGGGCGCCTCCTGCGACTGGAGCCGGGAGCAGTTTACCCTGGACGAGAAACCCAGCCGGGCGGTACGCACCGCTTTTGTCCGCCTTTATGAGAAGGGCTTGATTTACCGCGGAGAGCGCATCATCAACTGGTGCCCCCGCTGCGCCACCGCCCTCTCCGACCTGGAGACAGACCATAAAGAGCTTACCGGTCATCTTTACTATGTGCGCTACCCGGTAGCCGGCAGCGATGACTTCATTACCGTGGCTACCACCCGCCCGGAGACCATCCTCGGGGATACCGCCGTGGCCGTTAATCCCGGCGATGAGCGTTTCAAAGATATGGTGGGCAAGAAAGTTATCCTGCCCGCGGTCAACCGGGAGATACCTATCATCGCTGATGAGGCGGTTGACCCCGCTTTTGGTACCGGCGCCGTCAAAATCACTCCCGCCCACGACCCCGTGGACTTTGAGGTTGCCCAGCGCCAGGGGCTGCCCCTGATTAACATCCTGAACCCGGACGCCACCATGAATGAGAACGCCGGGCCCTATGCCGGGCTGGACCGCTTTGCCTGCCGCGAAAAAATACTGGCTGACCTGGAAAAGGACGGGCTCCTGGTCAGGATTGAGCCTTACGGTCACTCGGTGGGACACTGCCTGCGCTGCCAGACGGTCATCGAGCCGATTGCCAGTAAGCAGTGGTTCATCAATACCAGACCCCTGGCGCAGCCGGCGATTGATGCCGTCGCCGATGGACGTATCAACATTGTGCCCGCCCGCTTCACCCGCGTCTATTTCAACTGGATGGAGAATATCCGCGACTGGTGTATCAGCCGTCAGCTCTGGTGGGGACACCGCATCCCGGTGTGGTACTGCGCCGACTGCGATGAGATTACGGTGGCCGTTGATGAGCCTAAGGTCTGCGGTCACTGCGGCTCGGCGAAGATAGAGCAGGACCCTGATGTTCTCGATACCTGGTTCAGCTCGGCACTGTGGACGCACTCCACCCTGGGCTGGCCTGACGACACTGAAGAGATGCGCTACTTCTACCCGACCTCGGTGATGGAGACGGGCTATGATATCCTCTTCTTCTGGGTAGCCCGGATGATCATGATGGGGCTGGAGGATACCGGGGATATTCCCTTCCGGACCGTTTACCTGCACGGCCTGATTCGGGACGAGCGGGGAGAGAAGATGAGCAAGGTCAGGGGCAATGTCCTCGACCCCATTGATACCCTGGAGCAATACGGCACCGATGCCCTGCGTTTTGCCCTGTCCACCGGTACGGCGCCGGGCAATGACAGCAAATTGACCCAGACCCGCCTCGAGGCTGGCCGTAACTTTGCTAACAAGCTCTGGAATGCCACCCGTTTTGTGGTCAGGAGCATCGAAACAGGGCAGGTGGGGCGGAAAATCGGGTGGGACGCGCTCCGCACGGAAGACCACTGGATTCTGAGTCGGCTCAGCCGTACCGTCTCCGGCGTAACCGCATTGATGGAGGACTTCCAGTTCGGTGAGGCACAGCGGCAGCTCTACGATTTCCTCTGGAGTGAGTTCTGCGACTGGTATATCGAGCTGGCCAAGGTGCGCCTGCGTTCCGGCGGGGACGGAGCGCCGTCACCGGTTACGGTGCTGGTCTATGTCCTGGAGACCTCGCTGCGCCTGCTGCACCCCTATATGCCCTTCGTCACCGAGGAGCTCTGGCAGCACCTCAGGCGTCATCTGTCTGCGGAGTGGCAGGCTGCCGAATCGATAATGATAGCCCCTTACCCTGAGGCGGATAGTAATGCGTTGAACCCCGAGGCGGAAGAGGTCATGGAAACGGTTATTGAAATCGTCCGTTCTATCCGTAATGCCCGGGTGCAGAACAAGGTAGAGAGCGGCCGCTGGATTGAGGCGCAGATTTACGGCGGTACGCTTACTTCAGCAATTGCTCCTTACTCTGAGGCTATTGAGACGCTGGCACGGGCCAGGCCGGTAAACTTCCTGGATAGCCGAAGGGAAGGCCATGTGGCAGAAAATACCGTGGTGATGGTACTCAAAGAGGTGGAAGTGGTTATCCCCCTGGCCAGCATGATTGACCTGGATGCGGAGAAGCAGCGGCTGGAGAAGGAGATAGAAGGAAGCCGGGAAGAGGTTGCCCGCCTTGAAGCCCGGCTCAACGACCCGCTCTTTCGGTCCAGGGCGCCGGAGGCGGTGGTCAATAAAGAGCGGGACAAGCTGGCGGTGGTCAGGGATAAGGTAGAAAGGTTGCAGCAACAGCTTGCCGGGCTGGGCTAGTGCTTGGTTGCGTAAATCATTGTACATAATAGTCCGCTTGTCCTGAGCCTGTCGAAGGGCGAGCCGATGGTTCGACAGGCTCACCATGAACGGTTCGCATGATAACACCTATTATTGCAACCAAGCACTAGTGCTTTACTTTCGAAAATACCGGTACAAGTATTTGTCTCTTCTCCCTTGACGGGAGAAGGGCACAAAAATGGTGACTTGATACGGATTAGCGGGGTTTGGAGAAGTCCCAGTCTTACGGCGCTGATGCTATATCGATGCAGCCCATGTTGAAATCGGGTTTCTCCGGTTTCCGGGAAAGACCGTTGCGTTTTAGCCAGTCGAGCGCCTTCCTGGTATCGCTGGCAACCCGAGCCCGGTCGCACTGCTTGAGCCGGTACTTGAAGAGCCAGTAGGCGAACTCTTTGATCTCGGTCAGGCTGGTAGAGCCGGTCTGGGGGTAGTCCCTGTCTTTCCTGAACCGCCGGAACAGAATGGTCTCAGTGGCGCCGTAGACCCGCCGGTAAGCCTCATTGGTGGTGTCCGGCGCTTTGTAGCTGCCGGAAGCCCGTTTCTCTTTACGTACCTCTTCCTGCACCGC
This sequence is a window from Dehalococcoidales bacterium. Protein-coding genes within it:
- a CDS encoding GIY-YIG nuclease family protein gives rise to the protein MSSFYVYILTNTKDGTLYTGITNNLIRRVYEHKSDEIEGFTKKYKTNKLVYFEETPDVQSAITREKRIKKWRRSWKIELIETNNPQWRDLYYDII
- a CDS encoding valine--tRNA ligase, which translates into the protein MAEEANTRDEMPKAYEPGKTEQKWYRFWLDKGYFTPRIDPDKKPFVIIMPLPNVTGGLHVGHALTDTMEDIMTRWHRMMGEPTLWLPGLDHAGIATQVVVERKLAAEGLDRHRLGREKFRERVWQWAEECRQTITRQHQRLGASCDWSREQFTLDEKPSRAVRTAFVRLYEKGLIYRGERIINWCPRCATALSDLETDHKELTGHLYYVRYPVAGSDDFITVATTRPETILGDTAVAVNPGDERFKDMVGKKVILPAVNREIPIIADEAVDPAFGTGAVKITPAHDPVDFEVAQRQGLPLINILNPDATMNENAGPYAGLDRFACREKILADLEKDGLLVRIEPYGHSVGHCLRCQTVIEPIASKQWFINTRPLAQPAIDAVADGRINIVPARFTRVYFNWMENIRDWCISRQLWWGHRIPVWYCADCDEITVAVDEPKVCGHCGSAKIEQDPDVLDTWFSSALWTHSTLGWPDDTEEMRYFYPTSVMETGYDILFFWVARMIMMGLEDTGDIPFRTVYLHGLIRDERGEKMSKVRGNVLDPIDTLEQYGTDALRFALSTGTAPGNDSKLTQTRLEAGRNFANKLWNATRFVVRSIETGQVGRKIGWDALRTEDHWILSRLSRTVSGVTALMEDFQFGEAQRQLYDFLWSEFCDWYIELAKVRLRSGGDGAPSPVTVLVYVLETSLRLLHPYMPFVTEELWQHLRRHLSAEWQAAESIMIAPYPEADSNALNPEAEEVMETVIEIVRSIRNARVQNKVESGRWIEAQIYGGTLTSAIAPYSEAIETLARARPVNFLDSRREGHVAENTVVMVLKEVEVVIPLASMIDLDAEKQRLEKEIEGSREEVARLEARLNDPLFRSRAPEAVVNKERDKLAVVRDKVERLQQQLAGLG